TCCCCGACAACTGGGGCTTCCGGATCTAATGCAGCAACCCGCTCAGAGAGCAATTACACAAAAAGGGTTGCAGTCTCTAGGCCCTCCGGATTCCATCTACGCGCCGGGCGGGGCCCGCAGCACCGCCGAACCGACGCAGAACCGCCGAAATGCCGCAGAACCGCCGCGGCGCCGCCAGACCGCAGCCGCACCGCCCGACCGCCGCGGCACCGCATAACCGCCGCGGCGCCGCCGAACCGCCGCAGCACCGCCAGACCGCCGCGGCACCGCCGAACCGCAGCAGCACCACCGCCAGTTCCTCCACCCCGAGTAAGGGATTTCCCCACGCCTTGCACCCGGCCGCCCCGTCGCGAGACGCGCCGTCGGCTCGCTATACATGGACATGATCCCGGAAAACGCAGTCAGCAACTCGGACGTCCTTCGGGTCGGAGACCTGGTCCTGGACCATCCGGTGCGCTCATTCGACCGTTCCCTCGGCATGCCAGACCCACTGTCGGAGGCCGAACGAGTGCTCTTTGCGGACTTGCAGAAACAGCTCGTCGATCAGGTCCGCGACGTCTTTCCCGATCCGCGCGCGCCGCGAACCGTGGTCGTGGTGCCGTCCCTCAGCATCTCCCCGGACCTGCTCGAGAAGGTGGCCGGCGTCGAGTTCTACGAGGAGCGCATGCTCTTCACTCTGATGCTGCTCCGCCTTCCGGCGACGCGCCTGATCATGGTCACCAGCCAGCCGCTGGCGCCGTCAATCATCGACTACTATTTGAACCTCCTGCCAGGCGTACCGGTCAGTCATGCCAAGTCGCGTCTGACACTCCTCTCCTGCTTCGATGGGTCGCCGCGTCCCTTGTCGCTCAAGATTCTGGAGCGACCGCGCCTGGTGCGGCGGATCCGGGATTCGATTGGCGATGCGCAGGCTGCCCACCTCACGGTTTTCAATGCCACGTCGCTGGAGCGCACGTTGGCCGTGCGTCTGGGCATTCCTCTCTACGCGTGTGACCCAAGCGCCTGCCGCGCCGGCACAAAGAGCGGCGGACGGGAGGTGTTTCGGCTCGCAGGCGTTCCGCATCCACCCGGCTTTGAGAATCTGCATGGTGGTCCTGACATCGTCGACGCCCTTGTGGAGCTCAAGAGTGCACATCCAGGGCTCCGCCGCGCAGCGATCAAACTGGACGAGGGCGTATCCGGGGAAGGAAACGCGGTGTTCGACTTTCCTGCCCTTCCCAAGCGCACCAATGTCCGCCAGGACTTTTCCTCCCGCGTTCCCGAGGAGATTCGCTTTGAGGCTGCCGGGGAAGACTGGCAGCACTTCACCTCGGAGATGACCCGCATGGGTGGAGTGGTCGAGGCCTGGATCGACGGACCGAACAAGGTTTCCCCCTCCATGCAGGGCCGCATCGACCCGCTCGGACGCACCGCTGTCGTGAGCACCCATGACCAGGTGCTGGGCGGCCCGGCTGGTCAGGTGTTCCTTGGCTGCACGTTCCCAGCCCGCGCCGACTATCGGCTGGATATCCAGCGCGCTGGATCCCGGGTTGGCGAGGTGCTGCAACAACAGGGTGTTCTCGGGCGATACGGCGTGGACTTCGTGTCGGTGCAGACACCGCATGGCTGGCGACACTACGCGCTCGAGATCAACGTGCGCAAGGGCGGGACCACCCACCCCTTTCTGATGCTGCAATTCCTGACGGACGGCCGCTATGAGGCCGACACAGGCATCTACCGGGCTCCCTCGGGGGCGCAGCTCGCATACTACGCCTCCGACAATGTGGTCAACCCGCTGTATCGTGGGTTCACGCCGGCTGACCTGATAGACATCGCCGTCAACCACGGGCTACACTTCCACAGCGCCACCCAGGAAGGAGTCGTCTTCCACCTCATTGGAGCGCTGTCCGAATACGGCAAACTCGGCGTACTGTGCATCGCCGATTCCACCACCAGCGCCTACGCCCTGTACGAGGAAACGGTCTCCGTGCTGGATAGCGAGGCCCAGGCGCAGGAAGCCGCGCGCGCCGCCTGCCGGGTATTCCTTAGCTGACCCCGTCCGACACCGGGCACGGGCCCGTTTCGCCGTTCGCCCACCGCCAGAACCGGCGTGTGCTCGATCTCTGCCTGCAGCGAGGCGCGCAATCGGCCGCGTTCTGCCGACGCCCCGCTGGCCCCGTCCGACCCCGCACGGTACTTTAGCGCACTACCATTCGCACCCCTGCCATGTCCCGTCGCCTCTCCGCGCTGCTCGCACTTCTGCTTATTCCGGTTGTGGCCAACGCCCAGTCCGGGCGCATACCCGTCGCTGCCGAAAACGGCATCGTCGTCACGAGCCAGTTCACGGCCAGCGACGTAGGCGTCGACATCCTCAAGCAGGGCGGAAACGCGGTCGATGCGGCCATCGCCACGGCCTTTGCACTCGCCGTGACCTACCCGACCGCAGGCAACATAGGCGGCGGCGGCTTCCTGGTATACCACGGGGCCGACGGCCATGTGACGGCCTTCAACTTTCGGGAAAAGGCTCCGCTGGCGGCGACACAGGACATGTTTCTCGGCCCCGACGGTGAGATCCGGGACAACAGCAACCACGAAGGTCCACTCTCGGTCGGCGTGCCCGGCACCGTAGCGGGCCTATATCTGGCACACGAGCGACTGGGCTCCCTTCCGTGGGCAGACCTGGTTGCGCCGGCAGAACAGCTTGCGCGTGAGGGCATCCCGATGACGCGGTACATGGAGGGCTTCATGAACCGCATGGCCCGCACCACGGAAGACATGTATGCGGCCTCCCGGGCCTCCTTCCTCAAGGACGGCACCACTCCCTACGCACCAGGCGAGAACTGGCAGCAGCCCGACCTGGCCGAAACCCTGCGTCGCATCAAGGAGGGCGGCCGGGACGGTTTCTACAAAGGCGAGACGGCGCGCCTGCTCGCCGAGTACATGGCGATACACGGCGGCATGATCACTGAAGAGGATCTGGCCGCGTACGAAGCAGAAGAACAGGAGCCGATTCACGGCACGTATCGCGGATATGACGTCTACGCGATGTCCCCGCCGAGCTCAGGCGGTATCGCCATCGTTGAGATGCTCAATATCCTGGAGGGTTTTGACCTCGAGGCCATCGGACACAACTCCGCGCTCTACACCCACCTTCTTACGGAGTCCATGCGCCGGGCCTACGCGGACCGCGCCCAGCATGTCGGGGATCCGAACTTCAACCCGGACATGCCGGTGGAGCGCCTCACCTCCAAGGAGTACGCCGCCGAATTGCGGGCCGGAATCGATCTCTACCGCGCGTCCGAAAGCGACTCCGCGCGATTCAACAGCGCTCTGTTGCCCTACGAGAGCGAGGAGACGACGCATTTCTCCGTCGTCGATGCGGAAGGCAACATGGTCTCGCTCACCTATACCCTGGAATACAGCTATGGCTCGCGGTTGGTGGCGGACGGCACCGGCTTCCTGCTCAACAACGAGATGGGGGACTTCAATCCCATCCCGGGCCGTACCACAACGACCGGTCTGATTGGGACCGAGCCCAATCTGGTGCGGCCTGAGCAGCGCATGCTGTCATCCATGACACCGACGATCGTGGCACAGGGAGGCCGGCCCGTTCTTGCCATCGGCAGCCCGGGCGGTCGCACGATCATCAATACGGTGTTGCAGGTCGTGCTGAACACCATCGACTTCGACATGAACGTCGGTCAGGCGGTGGAAGCCCCGCGCATGCATCACCAGTGGCTGCCGGACCGGTCCACGTTTGAGCGCTTTGGCTTCTCGCCCGACACGATCCGGCTTTACGAATTGATGGGGCACGAAGTGCGGTTCCGCAGCCAGCAAGGCCACGCACACGGCGTCACGATCGACTACGCGACGGGCCTGCGGTATGGCGCTGCCGACTCGAGGGCCTACGACGGCAAGGCGTCCGGATACTAGCGGCCCGCGCCCCCAGCCACCCAGCCCGCAACCGCGGGGCCGTCGCCGCAAACGCTGGCCAAGCCCCAGCCCTGCCAGCCACCCCGGCCAGCAGACCTCAGTCCACCTGCGGCACCACAATCAGCCGCAGGTCATACGCCCCCGACTCACCGGCAGAAACGGACGTCACATCAATCCGCCACTTCCCGGTGCCGGTGACCGGTCCGATTCGCGACAACTGCGTCGAGCCTGCATCGTCATTGCGCCAGATCTCACCGGTCGGTGAGGTCACAACCAGGTACCCGTCGAAGCCGAACGACACCAGCTCGAAGATGAACTGACCGTCGGAAGCCGAATCCCATGCATGGGTATCGAAGAACTCTCCCTTCAGGGCAACGGTGTCGGCGTAATCCAGGCGACCCTGCCGGACCTCGACCTGAGCCTCGGCACCCTTGTCTATGAGAAGTGTGTAGGCACCCTCCCCTTCCGAGCTGTACTGACTGGCCCAGACGACCCAGGTCCCGGGTTCGGTGGCCCACAGTTCGACCTGGGAAACGCGCTGGCCGTCAAAGTCGTCATTGACGGTCTCCATGCCGGACGGCGAACGCACCACGAGGTACGTGTCGAACGCGTCCGACTCCATGCGCACGGTCACCTTGCGGCTTCCGACGACTTCAAAGGTGTGTTGGTCGTACCGCTCTCCCCCGCTCCGGGCGGGATCCGAGGACGACAGGGTTCCGGTGAACGTGGTTTGCGCCTGCGCGGCAACTACCGGCAGAATGAGCGCGACGGCGGCAATGAGAGCCTTCATGTCACTAACGGTTACGCATGAGGGAGGGACCGGTGCGTCCCCTTCCTATGCTACCGCGCGGTCGATGTTGCGGGCCGGACCAGAATCGGCAGTCCGCGCCTCAGTCCGTCGCAGGCGGCGACTGCCAGAGCACGTGACGGATCATCCAGCGCCCATCGATCTTTTCCAGCTGGAAATAATCAATGCCCCAGTGGGCCGTCAGCTTCGCGGCGGCGGTCTTGTCCAGCACATCCAGCACCACGATCTCCCGTGGTGAATCGGCCGTGATTCCCTGCCGATTGTCCACGTTCCAGCTTCCGGCCAGCGAGTGAAGCTGCTCGTAGTTCATCGGAGACGAGCGGTAGTCCGCGCTGGGGTCTCCCCGCCAATAGCCAAATTTGACCAGGTCCTTGCTCACGCTCCTTTCGATGCGCTCCGGCTCGACGTCGTAGATCCCCTCCAGGTAATCGAGGACTGCCATGCGCACACCCTCGTGGTCCTCGTGGTTGGCGTGCTGCGCGCTGGCAACTACAGGCATCAACAGAAACAGGATGGGGATCAGCAGGCGCATGGGTCTACTCGGAAGCGTTGAGGAATGCCAGAATGTGGCTGACCGTGGGCACGGTGTTTTCGGGCGATAGGGCCTCGCCCACAATCACGTGGTTGTTGGGATCACCCACATCGCCCACCTCTACGAGATGTTTGCGGGTCTGGATGCGTTCAAAAAATGAGAGCGCCACAGGGATATCAACCACGGTGTCCCCGGCTGAGTAGATCATCAGTACCGGGGCGGTGATCGCGGCCGGGTCCTGCTGCCTGAGCAGCTTGACCGTGCCCATCAGCTCCGCGAGCACTTTTGTCGGGTATCCGTTGGTGGTGTAGGTGGAGTGGGCCTCATTGTACGATTCCCAATTGCGCGTCTCCCCGGTCACCATCTCGGCGATCTGCGTTCCCCAGGGCCAAAGCAAGATTTCCGAGAGCGGATCCGCAGGCTCGAGATGCGGGGAAAGCACCACCAGGGCGTCGATTTTCGATCCCAGTTCCTCGTGGGTCGCGGCCCAGTAAGACAGGGCAGCGCCATTGGAAAGACCGACCAGCAGCAGCTTCTCTCCCAGACGGCTGCCAATCTCAACCGCGTCTGCCGTGTCCTGCACCCAACCGGCCAATGTTGCGTCTCCAAACACTTCTGGCGGCCGGCCATGCCCGGACATGCGAGGCATGTAGGCGTTGGCACCGAGGCGCGCGGACAGCGAGTCCACGAAAGGCCGGGACATCCCGATGGAGCCGGAGAACCCGTGGATGTACACAACCGCCCACTCGGTCCGCGCTCCCGACGAGTCCGCCCAGATCAACTGGTGCTCGGTGCCCGGCACGATATCGTCGAACTCGGCGGCCTTGACGGACACCCAGTCCTGGATATCAAGAGGCTCCCGAAGCGTGGTGAAGGACTCGGTGGCCGCCGGCCGCGGACCCAGCAGCACGGCTGCTGCAAGCAAGGCGACCAGAGTCAGCGATACACGCAGCACGGTCGGTCGGGCAAGGTTGGACATGGAGGATCGGTTTGGGGGTCGCAGAAACGCGTCGGCCGGCCAATCGTTCGCCGCAGGTCCCATCGCCCGAATCCCATGCATCAGACACCGCGCCGCTTCACCATTCACTTCTCCCGGGATGTCGAGGAGGAGTTCGAGGTGCGGTTTACCGGCCCCATGGACCGCATCGTTCCGGAAGATCTGTACGATATCGAGGTCGAGTTCGAGGACGAGGATGGTGAAATCGTGACGATGCCCCTGTTTGCGTCCATCGAGGTCCATGAGCCCCGCTGAGAACGACCATCCCGCGGGCGATGTGGTCGAGACGCTCGAGCACCTCAGGCCGGCACTCCGCGCGGCCGGATTGCACGTGGAGTTGACCACAAAGCGGCATAGACATGGTTTTTTGGTCTATTTCGTGCATGTGAACCGGGAGGTGCGCGAAATCTCCGGGCGCTCTGAAGTGATTGAATACCTGCACGGACTGGTGGACGGAATCCGTCTCAGCGAACAGGACCCACTGAAGCAGTTGGAGCGGGCCGTCAGGGCGGCTCAGCAGGGTAAAACCTGAAATTGGCACCGCCTTTGCAGCCGTGGCCGGCAACCAAAGCCTCTCACGGTCATGTTTGTGTCCGATATCACTGTCTCCCGTAAGCTCGATCGCGCCGCGATGTACACCATTCTGGTGAACCTGAAAAGCGAGCAGGAGGCGATCGACCTCGCCAAGCGCCTGGAAACCGAAGTCGCCGCCGAGGACGTGCGCTCCGAGTTGTTCATCTGGCGTCCCAGCGACAGCCCCACGGTGATCGACGCCTATACCTTCGAGCGCAGCACCGCCGAGGCCGCGCACGCATGGCTGACGACCGTGGCCGAGCAGGCCGCACAGGCCAAGGCTGCCTGACTATTCCGCGCGCAGCGTTCGGGCTGGATCCAGACGGGCCGCCCGCAGCGCCTGCAGACTGACGGTTGCCAGCGCGACCGAGCTCAGCACCAGCGCCGTCAGGCCGAACACGGACCAGCCCAGCTCTGCGTGGTACGCAAAGCGATCCAGCCATCGTGCAGTCATCACCCAGGCAACAGGCATCGCAACCACGAAGGCCACCAGCACCAGCCCTAGAAACTCGCGCGAGAGCAGCGCCACGATGCCCGGGACTGTCGCACCCAGCACCTTTCGCACGCCGATCTCCTTCCGACGCCGGGCCGCGGCGAAGGCGGCAAGCCCGAAGAGGCCCAGACACGCGACGACCACGGCCAGAAGCGTGAAACCGCGCGCAAGTGACTGTATCACCGCTTCACTGCGATAGTCGCGGTCAAAGCGATCGTCCAGGAAGGTTGTCTCCAGGGGTGTCGTGGGATTGAACGTGCGAAAGAGCTCCGAAAAGTGCGCAAGCGCCTGATCCGTGCCGCCCGGGGCCGGCCTCACGAAGAGCCAGGACGTGCCAGAAGGCTCAAGCCGCAGCACCAGCGGATCGATCTCCTGGTAGAGCGACGTGAAGTGGAAATCCTCGACCACGCCCACGATCTGACCGGTTCGACCCCACACGGTGACGGTCTGACCAACGGGATTCTCAAAGCCCATCGCGGCCGCCGCGCGCTCATTGATCACCACGTTGGCTGAGTCGGTGGCGAACTCCCTTGAGAAGCCGCGGCCGGCGGCGAGCTCCATGCGCATCGTCTCCACAAAGTCGTGCCCGACAGTCAGAATGGAATAGAGGGTGTTGTCACCGTCGACCTTGCCGTCCCACCTCACGCCGTCTGAGGTCGATGAGTTCACAGCAATGGGAAGACTGGACGATGTGGTTATTGATGCAATCGACGGATCCGACATGGCCTGCGCCCTGAAGGCGTCATACTGATCCGACAGGCCTCCCGACTGCTGGCTGTAGAAGACGTTTTCCCGGTCCAGCCCGAGATGCTTCGACCGGATGTAGTCCAGCTGCGTCGATACCGCCGCCGCACCGATGACCAGGAGCACACTCAGCGCGAACTGAAACACCACAAGGACGCGGCGCAGGTTTAGCCCACCGCCGCCACCGGGCGTGTTGCGGCGGAGCACGCCGATCACGGAGAACGAGGAGAGGTGCAGGGCCGGGTACCATCCTGCCGTCAATCCGGTCGTGAGTGCCACACCCAGAAACAGCAGCCACATGCCGGGCGTGATGTCCCCAAGCGCCATCTCTTTCGCCGTGATCTCGTTAAACCACGGCAGAGCCAGCATCACGGCCGCGCCGGCCAGCACAAACGCCAGTAGCGCCAGAGCCGTCGATTCTGACAAGAACTGCCCCACCAGCAGACCACGTCCTGATCCGAACGTCTTGCGGACCCCAACCTCCCGAGCGCGCTGCGTAGCCCGGGCCGTTGCGAGGTTAGTGAAGTTGATGGCAGCGATGAGCAGGACAAAGACCCCAACCATCGCGAAGATGCGCAGATAGTCGATGCGCCCGCCGACCAGCACACCTCCCTCGTAGTTGTTGCGCAGGTACACGTCCTTCAGCGGCTGCAGAAAGAGCACCTGGTTCTCGTCGCCATTGTTCTGTGTTATCAGGTCCGCAATTTTGTCGCTTACCGCCTGCGTGCCGGCGTTCGGGGTCAGAGTCACCAGCATGCGCAGCCCGTTGTTGCCCCAGCTGTCCACCCAGTCGTTGCGGCGGGTGAACTCTTCCATGGAGAGCACGAAGTCCGGCCGATAGGTCGCCTGCGGCTTCGGATCCGCGTACACCATGGTCACCACGACATCCATGCGGTCCTCCAGTACGAGCGTACCGCCCAGCACCGCCTGCGGCCCTCCCGACGCGTACTCCGCCGGGAAGTACTTCCGCGCCATCGATTCGGACAGGGCAATCGACTCCGGCGCCTTCAGCGCGTCGGCGGGGTCACCGGCCAGCACATCGTGCGAGAGAATGCGGAAGAAGTCGGGACCCGCGTGCAGACCTCCCTCCCGCGCCATCTGATCGCCCCGCCGAAAGGCCAGATGCTGGCTCCAACTGACCAGGCTCGCCTTTTCAATCTCCGCGTACTCCTCATCGAGCACCTCGTCCAGCTTCGCCGTAATCGCCGGCCAGGTGAAGATGCGGTCCCCGTAGTACGACGTGCGCATGACGCGGTGCACACGGTCCACCTCGTCGTAGTGCGTGTTGAACGCCATCTCATCATTGATCCACATCAGGATCAGGAAGGCGGCCACGAAGCCGAGCGCGAGCCCGGAAACGTTGAGGAGCGTGTAGGACCAGTCGCGCCGCATACCTCGCAGGGCGACGCGCAGGATGTTCTTCCACATGGGGAGCGGACTGTCGATGGGCTTCTGTCAAGAGACAGTCGGCGCAAGCAGATGGTTGGCACGCGCGGCTTCTGTGGCCCTTGCGGCCTGCTTCCATCGCTTTATGGGGTAAGGCAATTCACTGCACCCATGAAGCTTCCCTCCCATCAGGCCAATCGGATCCGCGGCCACGCCGAATGTGTGAACGGCTCAATCACCGGCGAAGTCCAGAACTTCTCGGATTGGTGCGTCACGGTGCTTGCGCTCGAGGTCCACATTGACGGATACGAAGACCGTCCGGTGCGTGCTTCCGAGTATGTGGTTCGGCTGCCGGAGCCGGTGCCGCCCGGAGGCAGCTTCGTGTTTTCCAGGCCGGTAAGTGCCTGCAGTGGAAGCGGCCGCTGGACCTGGCGTCTGGCACGGGTCTATGGCTTCCCCAAGGTGCACATTCCGAGGGTCAGAGAGAGTGTGCCCACGGAGGCGGCGTAGTCGCCGGAGCACCTGCGCAATCGACGTGCTGGTTGCGACGGCGTCTACGAACTCTTCGTTGGAAAACGATCGCGC
The sequence above is a segment of the Rhodothermales bacterium genome. Coding sequences within it:
- a CDS encoding ABC transporter permease, which codes for MWKNILRVALRGMRRDWSYTLLNVSGLALGFVAAFLILMWINDEMAFNTHYDEVDRVHRVMRTSYYGDRIFTWPAITAKLDEVLDEEYAEIEKASLVSWSQHLAFRRGDQMAREGGLHAGPDFFRILSHDVLAGDPADALKAPESIALSESMARKYFPAEYASGGPQAVLGGTLVLEDRMDVVVTMVYADPKPQATYRPDFVLSMEEFTRRNDWVDSWGNNGLRMLVTLTPNAGTQAVSDKIADLITQNNGDENQVLFLQPLKDVYLRNNYEGGVLVGGRIDYLRIFAMVGVFVLLIAAINFTNLATARATQRAREVGVRKTFGSGRGLLVGQFLSESTALALLAFVLAGAAVMLALPWFNEITAKEMALGDITPGMWLLFLGVALTTGLTAGWYPALHLSSFSVIGVLRRNTPGGGGGLNLRRVLVVFQFALSVLLVIGAAAVSTQLDYIRSKHLGLDRENVFYSQQSGGLSDQYDAFRAQAMSDPSIASITTSSSLPIAVNSSTSDGVRWDGKVDGDNTLYSILTVGHDFVETMRMELAAGRGFSREFATDSANVVINERAAAAMGFENPVGQTVTVWGRTGQIVGVVEDFHFTSLYQEIDPLVLRLEPSGTSWLFVRPAPGGTDQALAHFSELFRTFNPTTPLETTFLDDRFDRDYRSEAVIQSLARGFTLLAVVVACLGLFGLAAFAAARRRKEIGVRKVLGATVPGIVALLSREFLGLVLVAFVVAMPVAWVMTARWLDRFAYHAELGWSVFGLTALVLSSVALATVSLQALRAARLDPARTLRAE
- a CDS encoding alpha/beta hydrolase, with the protein product MSNLARPTVLRVSLTLVALLAAAVLLGPRPAATESFTTLREPLDIQDWVSVKAAEFDDIVPGTEHQLIWADSSGARTEWAVVYIHGFSGSIGMSRPFVDSLSARLGANAYMPRMSGHGRPPEVFGDATLAGWVQDTADAVEIGSRLGEKLLLVGLSNGAALSYWAATHEELGSKIDALVVLSPHLEPADPLSEILLWPWGTQIAEMVTGETRNWESYNEAHSTYTTNGYPTKVLAELMGTVKLLRQQDPAAITAPVLMIYSAGDTVVDIPVALSFFERIQTRKHLVEVGDVGDPNNHVIVGEALSPENTVPTVSHILAFLNASE
- a CDS encoding nuclear transport factor 2 family protein, translated to MRLLIPILFLLMPVVASAQHANHEDHEGVRMAVLDYLEGIYDVEPERIERSVSKDLVKFGYWRGDPSADYRSSPMNYEQLHSLAGSWNVDNRQGITADSPREIVVLDVLDKTAAAKLTAHWGIDYFQLEKIDGRWMIRHVLWQSPPATD
- the ggt gene encoding gamma-glutamyltransferase; translation: MSRRLSALLALLLIPVVANAQSGRIPVAAENGIVVTSQFTASDVGVDILKQGGNAVDAAIATAFALAVTYPTAGNIGGGGFLVYHGADGHVTAFNFREKAPLAATQDMFLGPDGEIRDNSNHEGPLSVGVPGTVAGLYLAHERLGSLPWADLVAPAEQLAREGIPMTRYMEGFMNRMARTTEDMYAASRASFLKDGTTPYAPGENWQQPDLAETLRRIKEGGRDGFYKGETARLLAEYMAIHGGMITEEDLAAYEAEEQEPIHGTYRGYDVYAMSPPSSGGIAIVEMLNILEGFDLEAIGHNSALYTHLLTESMRRAYADRAQHVGDPNFNPDMPVERLTSKEYAAELRAGIDLYRASESDSARFNSALLPYESEETTHFSVVDAEGNMVSLTYTLEYSYGSRLVADGTGFLLNNEMGDFNPIPGRTTTTGLIGTEPNLVRPEQRMLSSMTPTIVAQGGRPVLAIGSPGGRTIINTVLQVVLNTIDFDMNVGQAVEAPRMHHQWLPDRSTFERFGFSPDTIRLYELMGHEVRFRSQQGHAHGVTIDYATGLRYGAADSRAYDGKASGY